One genomic region from Sphingobacterium sp. UGAL515B_05 encodes:
- a CDS encoding DUF6266 family protein, whose translation MAIIKNGINGTVSGKAGPVVFVSTKTGNYVRSLPRVKKREPTPEQLLSRKRFKIVRSHISQLKPIINVGYKAHSYPKRAYDVAMSYNLNEALIREEDGFVVDWPKFMIAKGSPNPITSHTMDFDQENQVLQVTWEFDAYLEEKFDTGSYDSFLILYNAADNGGEYPLVTNGLKSSLMSGKQNVEIPKHRKEATYEVYIFFIESYGGGNTDSLHLGTLKV comes from the coding sequence ATGGCGATAATCAAAAACGGTATCAATGGAACTGTTTCCGGGAAAGCAGGTCCTGTTGTATTTGTGTCGACGAAGACAGGAAATTATGTACGGTCTCTCCCTCGCGTTAAAAAACGGGAGCCTACTCCTGAGCAACTGCTGAGTAGGAAACGCTTCAAAATTGTGAGGTCACATATTAGCCAGTTAAAGCCGATCATCAATGTGGGGTATAAAGCGCACAGCTATCCTAAGCGGGCATACGATGTTGCAATGTCATATAATTTGAATGAAGCACTTATTCGGGAAGAAGATGGTTTTGTGGTCGATTGGCCGAAATTTATGATTGCCAAAGGAAGCCCCAATCCCATTACTTCCCACACAATGGATTTCGATCAAGAAAACCAGGTGCTTCAGGTCACCTGGGAATTTGATGCCTATCTGGAGGAAAAGTTTGACACGGGATCTTACGATTCGTTCTTAATCCTATATAATGCAGCAGATAACGGAGGTGAATATCCACTTGTGACAAACGGGTTGAAAAGCAGCTTAATGTCTGGCAAACAAAATGTTGAAATTCCAAAACATAGAAAGGAAGCGACCTATGAGGTGTATATCTTTTTTATCGAGAGTTATGGTGGAGGGAATACAGACAGTCTGCACCTGGGTACGCTAAAGGTTTGA
- a CDS encoding efflux RND transporter periplasmic adaptor subunit: MKVFIKIFIVCIAVTVFYGCGSNESEPKGQPEGKEAPKSEEGHEEGPVTVAALSAAQIKAVGIVFGGIEDKELTATIKANGLLSVPNNNKANATALYGGVVKTLNVQLGDQVRKGQVIATITNPQFVQLQEEYVSLASKITLAEQEMARQQELNEGNAGARKNLQAATADFNSLRARKASLQQQIQLMGINPNSVNLSNMRTSLAVTSPINGTVSNVFAKIGSYVDVSSPVIEIVDNSLLHLDLQVFEKDLPLVKVGQLINFQLTNNPDKTYTAKVFTIGSSFENDSKTIAVHSTVVGSKVGLIDGMNITGMIGVNNVRTPAVPNDAIVEADGKYYIFVETDKKPEEHEEGHDDHGHAHDEGEAKHAHKNEQEAGQHGEEQAKNINFEKIEIQKGVSALGYTAITPVTEVPAGTKIVIKGAFFINAKMSNTGGHEH; this comes from the coding sequence ATGAAAGTTTTCATAAAGATATTTATCGTATGTATAGCCGTTACTGTTTTTTACGGTTGCGGTTCTAATGAGTCGGAGCCTAAAGGTCAACCGGAGGGAAAGGAAGCGCCTAAATCCGAAGAGGGGCATGAGGAAGGTCCGGTTACTGTAGCGGCACTGAGTGCTGCGCAAATAAAAGCTGTGGGCATCGTTTTTGGAGGTATTGAAGATAAGGAACTAACGGCTACAATCAAGGCCAATGGACTTTTAAGTGTCCCCAATAACAATAAAGCGAATGCAACGGCGCTTTACGGTGGTGTTGTAAAGACATTAAACGTGCAGCTGGGTGACCAGGTACGCAAGGGGCAGGTGATCGCTACGATCACCAACCCCCAGTTTGTACAGTTGCAGGAGGAATATGTATCCCTTGCAAGTAAGATTACCTTAGCTGAACAAGAAATGGCAAGGCAACAGGAACTCAATGAAGGTAATGCGGGTGCACGGAAAAATCTGCAGGCAGCAACAGCAGACTTCAACAGTTTACGGGCTCGAAAGGCCTCCTTGCAACAACAGATCCAATTGATGGGCATTAATCCCAATAGCGTGAATCTTTCTAATATGCGGACCTCATTAGCCGTAACAAGCCCTATCAATGGAACAGTAAGTAATGTTTTTGCGAAAATTGGTAGTTATGTAGATGTCTCTTCGCCAGTGATCGAGATTGTCGACAATAGTCTGTTGCATTTAGATCTGCAGGTGTTTGAAAAGGATCTACCTTTGGTTAAAGTCGGACAGCTCATCAACTTTCAACTGACCAACAACCCGGATAAGACCTATACCGCCAAAGTTTTTACAATTGGATCTTCCTTTGAAAATGATAGCAAGACCATTGCTGTGCACAGTACGGTTGTAGGCAGCAAAGTGGGCTTGATTGATGGGATGAACATCACGGGTATGATCGGTGTCAATAATGTACGGACTCCGGCTGTTCCGAATGACGCAATCGTGGAGGCTGACGGCAAGTATTATATTTTTGTGGAGACAGACAAGAAACCTGAGGAGCATGAAGAAGGGCACGACGATCACGGGCATGCGCACGATGAAGGTGAAGCAAAACATGCGCATAAAAATGAGCAAGAAGCTGGGCAGCATGGCGAAGAACAGGCTAAAAACATCAATTTTGAAAAAATAGAGATTCAAAAAGGCGTGTCTGCTTTGGGATATACGGCGATTACCCCGGTTACCGAAGTTCCTGCCGGAACGAAAATTGTTATAAAGGGTGCCTTTTTTATCAATGCTAAAATGAGCAATACAGGTGGGCACGAACATTAA
- a CDS encoding SDR family oxidoreductase, giving the protein MKTLEDKIILITGGTAGIGLECVKAYVKAGAKVAFIGLDQASVDAIVELIGAPHIGICADVTRAREVNLAIQKTVAVFGGLDAIHNNAGLASPAKPLHETTDDEWARLLETNMKSVLLTTRYGYPHLKESAGCILNTSSLVGDIGQENHAAYAATKGAINALTKSMAIDYAPVGIRVNSVMPAAVMTPMLNKWTLEQPHPTQVFDFLKDIHLLGYCPEGDVIADACVFLLSNQARFITGVNLPVSGGAELGYRRNV; this is encoded by the coding sequence GTGAAAACTTTAGAAGATAAAATAATATTGATTACCGGAGGAACTGCTGGTATCGGTTTGGAATGTGTAAAAGCCTATGTCAAAGCAGGGGCAAAGGTGGCCTTTATTGGTCTTGATCAGGCATCGGTGGATGCAATAGTTGAATTGATCGGTGCACCGCATATCGGCATCTGTGCGGACGTTACGCGAGCGCGCGAAGTTAATTTGGCCATCCAAAAAACTGTTGCTGTTTTTGGGGGGCTGGATGCAATCCACAACAATGCTGGTCTGGCAAGCCCAGCAAAGCCTTTGCATGAAACTACGGACGATGAATGGGCAAGGTTGCTGGAAACCAACATGAAAAGTGTCCTTCTGACTACACGGTATGGCTATCCTCATTTAAAGGAATCTGCTGGTTGTATTCTAAATACAAGCAGTTTAGTAGGGGATATTGGCCAGGAGAACCATGCGGCATATGCTGCCACAAAGGGAGCTATCAACGCGTTGACAAAATCTATGGCGATAGATTATGCACCTGTCGGTATACGTGTCAATTCGGTTATGCCTGCAGCTGTTATGACACCCATGCTCAATAAATGGACACTGGAGCAACCGCATCCGACACAGGTTTTTGACTTTTTGAAGGATATTCATTTGCTGGGCTACTGTCCCGAAGGTGACGTCATTGCTGATGCCTGTGTGTTTCTACTATCAAACCAAGCGCGTTTTATCACAGGGGTAAATCTACCTGTAAGTGGTGGTGCTGAATTGGGGTATCGCAGAAATGTATGA
- a CDS encoding DUF6660 family protein, with amino-acid sequence MRLIVFILIAYIMGLSFVPCSDSSNRCEQTAMETLLNQTHNHSDDASDACSIFCYCNCCSGNITAYAYQFPQIDGVPVSIYFDNRNPIRNTAIVSSYFGSIWQPPKVKA; translated from the coding sequence ATGAGGTTAATTGTTTTCATATTGATAGCCTATATTATGGGACTTTCTTTTGTTCCCTGCAGTGATTCTAGCAATCGCTGTGAGCAGACTGCTATGGAAACACTATTAAACCAAACGCATAACCATAGTGATGATGCATCTGATGCCTGTTCTATTTTCTGCTATTGCAATTGTTGCAGTGGAAATATAACGGCTTATGCCTATCAATTTCCGCAAATAGATGGTGTCCCGGTATCAATTTATTTTGATAATCGTAATCCTATCCGCAATACAGCGATTGTTTCCAGTTATTTTGGAAGCATCTGGCAGCCGCCAAAAGTTAAAGCTTAA
- a CDS encoding CusA/CzcA family heavy metal efflux RND transporter, which translates to MLDHIIKFSIKNKIVIGLMTLLLIIWGAWSATKLPIDAVPDITNNQVQIFTSCPTLAGQEVEQLVTFPIEQSIATVPKIEEIRSISRFGLSVITVVFDDDVDIYFARQLIGERLKEAVDQIPQGIGKPELAPVSTGLGEVYQYIIHPKKGSEKKYNAKDLRTMQDWIVARQLYGTPGIAEVNSFGGELKQYEVAVDPNRLKAMNITIPELFTALEKNNQNTGGAYIDKKPNAYFIRGIGLATSLEDVRNIAIRKSGSIPIYVKDVADVRFGHAVRYGALTYNGEVDAVGGVVMMLKGENSNEVVNRVKEKLPTIQKSLPDDVVIEPYLDRTDLVGRAISTVEKNLIEGALIVIFVLVLFLGNLRAGLIVASAIPLALLFALGLMNVFGVSANLMSLGAIDFGLIVDGAVIVVEATLHHLGLRKSTGKLTQAEMDHEVFESASKIRTSAAFGEIIILIVYIPILTLVGVEGKMFRPMAQTVGFAIFGALILSLTYIPMMCALFLPKKHSDKKTLSDRMIAGLQRIYAPLLQKAIRFKYLIVSLTVAIFALSAFFFKNMGGEFIPQLQEGDYAFHCILPQGSSLSQSIETSMQASRIIKEFDEVKMVVGKTGAAEVPTDPMPPEATDIMVVLKPQKEWKSGRSYEELGSAILEKLAVIPGVFFEKNQPIQMRFNELMTGIRQDVAVKIFGENIDSLAAYANVVAAQIQSVQGVTSPQVERVSGLPQINIVYDRTRIANYGLTIQDVNDVVSTAFAGRSTGQIYENERRFDLVVRLDTTHRNSIDDVRNLMIPTDTGTQIPLSQVAAIDYKLGPAQISREAGKRRIVIGFNVAGRDVQTVVKDIQQQLATNVKLPAGYYFTYGGQFENLQKASSRLLIAVPVSLLLIFMLLYFTFHSFKQATLIFTAIPMSAIGGVFALMLRGMPFSISAGVGFIALFGVAVLNGIVLIGTFNQLKKEGVDDIFRRVKEGTLTRLRPVLMTATVASLGFLPMAISTSAGAEVQKPLATVVIGGLITATFLTLFVLPLLYIIFNSKLNMKRSRGVKTFVTVLAFLFMALASQVFGQERISVTEAVETALKSNRQFQINQAEIVGAGFNVKTATEIPKTGIFSENEDYRPTDKAGLLKIGITQSIAWPGLYAARKEYFKQQLKYANLNTDVLKTAITKDVRTAYFQLWYLQDRQKLYIELDSIYTAMFKATELRFRTGDVAALDKIAAEAKLKELQAQLFQNKKDIVIQQQQLMLLLDRNEWMLPLDQPLEKIVVNASPATETAHPLLVLQQQNVNIASSNISVQKNTNKPEFSGRFFSQRVWGAKDPLSGFSVSATFPVFSLGAYKSKVKAANAEMEVQQRKLEYETQVFQTNKGNALAEIDKNSALLQFYESSGLKQADAIIKAASLGYRTGEINFAELSQFLSQAIGIRQNYLEVLNQYNQSAIQYNYFNNK; encoded by the coding sequence GTGTTAGATCATATTATAAAATTTAGCATTAAGAACAAGATCGTTATCGGTTTAATGACCTTGTTGCTTATCATTTGGGGGGCATGGAGTGCGACGAAACTACCCATAGATGCCGTTCCCGATATTACCAATAATCAAGTCCAGATCTTTACCTCTTGTCCAACTCTTGCCGGACAGGAAGTCGAGCAATTGGTGACTTTTCCAATTGAGCAAAGTATTGCAACTGTACCCAAAATTGAGGAGATCAGGAGTATTTCACGCTTCGGGCTTTCTGTCATTACCGTTGTTTTTGACGATGACGTAGATATCTATTTTGCCCGTCAGCTGATCGGTGAGCGTTTAAAAGAAGCGGTGGATCAGATTCCACAGGGTATTGGTAAACCTGAGCTGGCTCCAGTAAGTACCGGATTGGGAGAAGTGTATCAATATATTATCCATCCCAAAAAGGGAAGCGAAAAGAAATACAACGCAAAAGATTTGCGAACCATGCAAGATTGGATTGTTGCTCGTCAACTTTACGGAACTCCTGGAATTGCCGAGGTCAATAGTTTCGGTGGTGAGCTTAAACAATATGAAGTAGCTGTTGATCCGAATAGACTTAAGGCTATGAATATCACGATCCCAGAGCTATTTACCGCCTTAGAGAAAAACAATCAAAATACAGGTGGTGCCTATATTGATAAAAAACCGAATGCATACTTTATCCGGGGGATTGGACTGGCGACCTCTTTGGAAGATGTCAGAAATATCGCTATCCGAAAATCAGGGTCTATACCGATTTATGTAAAAGATGTTGCAGATGTACGGTTTGGTCATGCTGTGCGTTATGGAGCCTTGACATACAATGGTGAGGTAGATGCTGTGGGTGGTGTCGTCATGATGCTAAAGGGTGAAAACAGCAATGAGGTGGTCAATCGTGTGAAAGAAAAACTACCGACTATCCAAAAGTCTTTGCCTGATGATGTGGTTATAGAGCCCTATTTGGACCGGACAGACCTTGTTGGACGTGCGATCAGTACCGTTGAAAAAAATCTGATTGAAGGTGCCCTGATTGTAATTTTTGTCCTGGTATTATTTCTTGGGAACTTGCGGGCAGGTCTTATCGTTGCTTCGGCAATTCCACTGGCGCTGCTGTTTGCACTTGGATTGATGAACGTCTTCGGCGTAAGCGCCAATTTAATGAGTTTGGGTGCGATAGATTTCGGTTTGATTGTGGACGGGGCCGTCATTGTGGTGGAAGCTACGCTACACCATTTAGGCTTACGAAAGTCAACCGGGAAATTGACCCAGGCCGAAATGGACCATGAGGTATTTGAATCCGCTTCAAAGATCCGTACCAGTGCTGCCTTTGGTGAGATTATTATTCTTATTGTCTATATTCCAATTTTAACATTAGTGGGTGTTGAAGGGAAAATGTTTCGTCCAATGGCACAAACAGTTGGGTTTGCCATTTTCGGCGCATTGATTCTCTCGTTAACCTATATCCCCATGATGTGTGCTCTGTTCCTGCCGAAAAAACACAGCGACAAGAAAACGTTGAGTGACCGGATGATTGCGGGACTGCAACGTATTTATGCGCCTTTATTACAGAAAGCCATTCGGTTTAAATACCTAATCGTGAGTTTAACTGTTGCCATTTTTGCTTTGTCGGCCTTCTTTTTCAAGAACATGGGTGGCGAGTTTATTCCACAATTGCAGGAAGGCGATTATGCATTCCATTGTATACTTCCTCAGGGAAGCTCGCTTTCGCAAAGTATTGAAACCTCTATGCAGGCTTCCCGGATTATCAAAGAGTTTGATGAAGTGAAGATGGTTGTCGGTAAAACAGGAGCTGCGGAGGTGCCAACGGACCCTATGCCACCGGAAGCCACAGATATTATGGTGGTATTGAAGCCTCAAAAAGAGTGGAAGTCGGGCCGTTCTTATGAAGAACTGGGGAGCGCTATTCTGGAGAAGCTAGCAGTAATTCCGGGTGTCTTCTTCGAAAAAAATCAACCTATTCAAATGCGTTTCAATGAGTTAATGACGGGTATCCGTCAGGATGTTGCTGTAAAGATCTTCGGTGAAAACATTGATTCACTAGCCGCTTACGCCAATGTGGTTGCTGCTCAGATTCAATCTGTTCAAGGGGTAACTTCTCCACAGGTGGAGCGTGTATCCGGTCTCCCGCAAATCAATATCGTTTATGACCGCACCCGTATCGCAAATTATGGATTGACAATTCAGGACGTCAATGATGTGGTGAGTACGGCCTTTGCCGGTCGGAGTACGGGACAGATCTATGAAAATGAACGTCGCTTTGATCTGGTCGTCAGGTTAGATACAACGCACCGAAACAGTATTGATGACGTTCGTAATCTGATGATTCCTACAGATACGGGTACGCAGATCCCGCTTTCTCAGGTTGCTGCCATTGATTATAAATTGGGGCCGGCCCAAATCAGTCGCGAAGCTGGTAAACGAAGAATTGTGATTGGATTTAATGTGGCAGGACGTGATGTTCAAACCGTAGTAAAGGATATCCAGCAGCAATTGGCTACAAATGTAAAACTTCCCGCGGGTTATTATTTCACCTACGGAGGTCAGTTCGAGAATTTGCAAAAAGCGAGTTCGCGCCTGCTGATTGCTGTGCCAGTTTCCTTATTGCTTATTTTTATGCTGTTGTATTTCACGTTCCATTCCTTTAAGCAAGCCACGCTAATTTTTACTGCCATTCCTATGAGTGCTATTGGCGGCGTATTTGCATTGATGTTGCGCGGCATGCCTTTCAGTATTAGTGCCGGTGTCGGTTTTATCGCCTTGTTTGGTGTGGCCGTACTCAACGGTATCGTTTTAATTGGGACATTCAATCAGTTGAAAAAAGAGGGTGTCGATGATATTTTTCGACGTGTTAAAGAGGGTACTTTGACCCGTTTACGTCCTGTACTAATGACAGCGACAGTGGCCTCCCTGGGCTTTTTACCGATGGCAATAAGTACAAGTGCTGGTGCTGAGGTTCAGAAACCTTTGGCAACGGTTGTTATTGGCGGATTGATAACGGCAACTTTCCTGACGTTGTTTGTGCTGCCCTTATTGTATATAATCTTTAATTCTAAATTGAATATGAAACGAAGTAGGGGTGTTAAGACCTTTGTTACAGTACTTGCTTTCTTATTTATGGCCTTGGCATCTCAGGTGTTTGGCCAAGAGCGCATTTCTGTTACAGAAGCTGTGGAAACTGCGCTGAAGAGCAATCGTCAGTTTCAGATCAACCAGGCTGAAATCGTAGGCGCTGGTTTCAATGTTAAAACGGCGACCGAAATTCCCAAGACCGGTATTTTTTCAGAAAATGAAGATTACCGTCCTACGGATAAGGCCGGCTTATTGAAAATTGGTATAACACAAAGTATTGCCTGGCCCGGGCTCTATGCCGCGCGTAAAGAGTATTTTAAACAGCAACTAAAATATGCGAATTTAAATACGGATGTATTAAAAACTGCAATTACCAAAGACGTAAGGACAGCCTATTTTCAACTTTGGTATCTCCAGGATCGCCAAAAGCTGTATATAGAGCTGGATAGCATCTATACAGCCATGTTCAAAGCAACTGAACTTCGCTTTAGAACGGGTGACGTGGCTGCGCTGGACAAGATCGCAGCGGAGGCAAAACTGAAGGAACTGCAGGCGCAGCTTTTTCAAAACAAAAAGGACATTGTTATTCAGCAACAGCAACTTATGCTCTTGTTGGACCGTAACGAGTGGATGCTCCCTTTGGATCAGCCCTTGGAGAAGATCGTCGTGAACGCCAGTCCAGCTACGGAAACAGCCCATCCTTTACTTGTTTTGCAGCAGCAAAATGTAAATATCGCTTCATCAAATATCAGTGTTCAGAAAAATACAAATAAGCCTGAGTTCTCGGGTCGTTTTTTCTCCCAACGTGTTTGGGGAGCCAAGGATCCCTTATCGGGATTTTCGGTCTCCGCAACTTTTCCGGTCTTTAGCCTAGGCGCGTATAAAAGTAAAGTGAAGGCTGCCAACGCTGAAATGGAAGTTCAACAGCGTAAGTTGGAATATGAGACGCAGGTATTCCAGACAAATAAAGGGAATGCACTTGCTGAAATTGACAAGAATAGTGCGTTACTACAATTTTACGAGTCTTCGGGTTTAAAACAAGCTGATGCCATCATTAAGGCGGCTAGTTTGGGTTATAGGACAGGGGAGATCAATTTTGCTGAATTAAGTCAATTTTTAAGTCAGGCCATTGGGATTCGCCAGAATTATTTAGAAGTCCTCAATCAGTATAATCAATCAGCAATTCAATATAATTACTTCAATAACAAATAA
- a CDS encoding alpha-hydroxy acid oxidase, translating to MSQKFIYNTRYPSVEDLKIKAKKRIPRFAFDYLTGGANEELNLARNENDFDNILLKPQYLLASEEIDLSVELFGRRYSAPFGVSPIGLQGLMWPNAPEILAKAAAKNDIPYILSTVSTSSIERIAEVSDGKAWFQLYHPTENRLRDDIIKRLEAVECPVLVVLVDVPAFGLRYREIKSGLSMPPKMSIANILQTFACPTWGIETLRHGIPSFATLKPYMEKGLDLAQLGQFMNRTFTGKVDVEKIKAIRDLWKGPLVLKGIATDEDMQAAIALGVDGVIVSNHGGRQLDASESSINSLIHLASNPEYKKKIKIMLDGGIRSGVDLARAHAVGSDFNFMGRPFMYGVGALGNEGGEHTINMFKTHLYQVMKQLSLSKIEDFPERLQAIL from the coding sequence ATGAGCCAGAAATTTATATATAATACCCGTTATCCTTCTGTTGAAGATCTAAAGATTAAAGCGAAGAAAAGGATTCCCCGATTTGCATTTGATTATCTGACCGGAGGTGCAAATGAAGAATTGAACCTTGCCAGAAATGAGAATGATTTTGATAATATTCTGTTGAAGCCGCAATATCTGCTTGCGAGTGAAGAAATAGACTTATCTGTAGAATTATTCGGTCGTCGTTACAGTGCACCTTTTGGTGTTTCGCCTATTGGACTTCAGGGATTGATGTGGCCGAATGCGCCGGAAATTCTTGCGAAAGCGGCAGCAAAAAATGATATTCCCTATATTTTGAGTACAGTATCAACAAGTAGTATTGAACGTATTGCCGAGGTATCTGATGGGAAAGCCTGGTTTCAGCTCTATCATCCTACGGAAAACAGGTTGCGTGATGATATTATTAAACGTCTGGAGGCTGTTGAATGTCCCGTATTGGTGGTTCTGGTGGATGTACCTGCTTTTGGACTTCGTTATCGTGAAATAAAAAGCGGATTGTCTATGCCGCCTAAAATGAGTATCGCCAATATCTTGCAGACTTTTGCCTGTCCGACTTGGGGAATAGAAACATTAAGGCATGGAATTCCTTCTTTTGCAACATTGAAGCCTTACATGGAAAAGGGACTTGATTTAGCGCAGCTGGGACAGTTTATGAACAGAACATTTACGGGTAAAGTTGATGTTGAGAAAATTAAAGCTATTCGGGATCTTTGGAAAGGGCCCTTGGTGCTTAAAGGGATTGCTACCGATGAAGATATGCAGGCTGCTATCGCATTGGGTGTTGATGGAGTCATTGTGTCAAATCATGGTGGACGACAGCTCGATGCAAGTGAATCTTCGATCAATTCATTGATCCACTTGGCGAGCAACCCAGAATATAAAAAGAAGATAAAAATCATGTTAGATGGTGGTATTCGATCGGGGGTTGACCTTGCGCGGGCACATGCAGTTGGATCAGATTTCAATTTTATGGGAAGACCATTTATGTATGGCGTTGGCGCATTGGGCAATGAAGGTGGGGAACATACAATCAATATGTTTAAGACGCATTTGTATCAGGTTATGAAGCAATTGAGTCTTTCAAAGATTGAAGATTTTCCAGAACGTCTGCAGGCTATCCTGTAA
- a CDS encoding heavy metal translocating P-type ATPase, translated as MEHQHSYDAQGRQLCCTQTEKIYSQAGAEDLIGKAPASSHSHDHSHDEDGHDHSTAGASQMQLFLPALISFILLIAAIAMDNWISQTWFKDWVRSGWYIVSYLPVGYPVIRDALKSIAKGEIFSEFLLMSIATIGAFAIKEYPEAVAVMLFYAVGEVFQTLAVSRAKSNIKALLDQRPDEVTILENGKSKVIKAADAGIGVIVQLKPGEKLGLDGELLSEQGAFNTAALTGESKPDTKMKGDVVLAGMINMNTVSLIRVTTAYQDSKLSKILELVQNATAQKAPTELFIRKFAKIYTPIVVFLAIGICFLPYLFVDQYVFSDWLYRALVFLVISCPCALVISIPLGYFGGIGAASRNGILFKGSNFLDAMADIRHVVMDKTGTMTAGVFKVQEIKLQAGYDEARILKLVNKIESHSSHPVATAIREYAGAIDESINLHNIEEIAGHGLKGITEGKELLVGNFKLLDKFNVAYDIDPNSIVYTTIAIALDGKFVGFMTIADSIKADAALTIQLLHKLGVKATMLSGDKTTVVAYVAKELGIDRAYGDLLPEDKVNKVKEIKGVNESVAFVGDGVNDAPVVALSDVGIAMGGLGSDATIETADVVIQDDKPSKIPMAIRIGKQTKKVVYQNIGLAFIVKGIVLILGAGGLATMWEAVFADVGVSLIAILNAIRIQKMKF; from the coding sequence ATGGAACATCAACATAGTTATGATGCACAAGGCAGACAGCTTTGTTGTACACAGACAGAAAAAATATATAGTCAGGCGGGGGCTGAAGACCTTATTGGGAAAGCTCCAGCTTCCAGTCATAGTCATGATCATAGCCATGATGAGGACGGTCACGATCACTCAACGGCAGGGGCTAGTCAGATGCAGTTATTTCTACCCGCGCTAATTTCTTTTATTTTGCTCATTGCGGCAATAGCGATGGATAATTGGATTTCACAAACATGGTTTAAGGATTGGGTTCGTTCGGGCTGGTATATCGTATCTTATCTACCTGTTGGGTATCCTGTAATCAGAGATGCCCTAAAGAGTATTGCTAAAGGGGAAATCTTTTCGGAGTTTCTTTTAATGAGTATCGCTACGATAGGAGCTTTTGCGATCAAAGAATACCCAGAAGCTGTAGCGGTGATGTTATTTTACGCCGTAGGCGAGGTATTTCAGACCTTGGCGGTGAGTAGAGCTAAAAGTAATATTAAGGCACTGCTGGATCAGCGTCCGGATGAAGTGACCATTTTGGAGAATGGAAAGAGCAAAGTAATCAAAGCCGCAGACGCAGGTATCGGAGTGATTGTTCAGCTGAAACCTGGCGAAAAGCTCGGGCTCGATGGTGAATTGCTTTCTGAACAAGGCGCATTTAATACTGCTGCGCTGACTGGCGAGAGCAAGCCAGACACAAAAATGAAAGGTGATGTTGTGCTGGCAGGAATGATTAATATGAACACGGTGAGCCTAATTCGGGTGACAACAGCTTATCAAGATAGCAAACTGAGTAAAATCCTTGAGCTTGTACAGAACGCAACAGCTCAAAAAGCACCTACGGAACTGTTTATCCGCAAATTTGCTAAGATATATACCCCAATTGTTGTGTTTTTGGCTATTGGAATTTGCTTCCTGCCTTACTTGTTTGTCGATCAATATGTATTTAGCGACTGGTTGTATAGAGCACTCGTATTTTTAGTGATCTCCTGTCCCTGTGCACTCGTCATCTCAATCCCTTTGGGGTATTTTGGTGGAATCGGTGCCGCGAGTAGAAATGGTATACTTTTTAAAGGCAGTAATTTTTTGGATGCGATGGCAGATATCCGGCATGTGGTGATGGATAAAACCGGAACAATGACTGCCGGCGTTTTTAAGGTGCAGGAAATTAAGCTACAGGCTGGTTACGACGAGGCAAGAATTTTAAAGCTCGTCAATAAAATAGAGAGCCATAGCAGCCATCCAGTTGCAACAGCGATTAGGGAATACGCAGGTGCGATCGACGAGTCTATTAATCTCCATAATATAGAAGAAATCGCCGGACATGGATTAAAAGGAATTACTGAAGGCAAAGAGTTGCTGGTGGGTAACTTTAAATTGCTGGACAAATTTAATGTAGCCTATGATATCGATCCGAATAGTATCGTATATACGACCATTGCCATCGCGTTGGACGGTAAATTTGTAGGATTCATGACCATCGCTGATAGCATTAAAGCAGATGCCGCGCTTACAATTCAGCTACTGCATAAGCTCGGTGTAAAAGCAACGATGTTGAGCGGGGATAAGACGACGGTAGTCGCCTATGTTGCCAAGGAACTTGGAATAGATCGGGCCTATGGCGACCTGCTTCCGGAAGATAAAGTGAATAAGGTCAAGGAAATAAAGGGGGTAAACGAATCTGTTGCTTTTGTTGGTGATGGTGTTAACGATGCTCCGGTTGTTGCACTGAGTGATGTTGGAATAGCGATGGGTGGACTGGGCAGTGATGCGACGATCGAGACAGCAGATGTCGTGATACAGGATGACAAACCTTCGAAGATTCCAATGGCCATTCGCATTGGGAAACAAACGAAAAAAGTTGTTTATCAGAATATTGGCCTTGCTTTTATAGTCAAAGGAATCGTGTTGATTCTTGGAGCTGGAGGTTTGGCAACAATGTGGGAGGCTGTATTTGCCGATGTTGGCGTATCGTTAATTGCGATATTGAATGCCATTAGAATTCAAAAAATGAAATTTTAA